A region of the Lytechinus pictus isolate F3 Inbred unplaced genomic scaffold, Lp3.0 scaffold_20, whole genome shotgun sequence genome:
AGAATATCAATCACTGTCGGTTGAATATGATAGAATCGAAAAGGTGAACGAGCTCGTCGACGAATCCCAATTATCTGAACGACCTACTTACGGCGACATCCTTGCCGCCACTGACATACTTCATTACGAACAGCGAGAACATGAAGTCAATATGATTTCGATTGTAGATGCGCACAAAAGCATCAGCTCGAGCATGGCACCAGCTACCAGATTTATGAATAGTTCGACTTCGGATGCGTCGATGACGAATTATACTTTTTCTTCGACGAACCTCGTCGTCCTCGATATTCCCCGGAGAGCAGAGCAATGCCCAGAAAATGGAGAGGTCATTTACGTACAGGACGATGAAGCATCAGATGAATCTCAGGCAAACATTTGTCGACAATCGCTAAAGATTGATGAGAAGTTCGTACACGAATCTGAGAAAAGCCGGTTGCTCATCCCGCATCATCTTCCAGCGGAGCCGGAGAACGAGATTGTAATGATAGACGATGGGGAAGATTCGGCAGAGTCGAGGGTTGACAAACCTTGCGTGGTGATTTTCGAGAATTCATTATCGGAAAGGACCGCCATCCCTAGACTGGACATACCTCACGAAAATCGTGATTTGAAGATTATCCGCGAAGCTGACGATAAAAAAGATGAATTTCCAGTGCCGCCAAGTATAAGCCGTCAGCTTGGAATGTTTGGAACAACAGATCATGATGATGTCAGTGAACAAGATCATGATCATTATGAGAATGAACAAAATGACGATGACCGTCCAGCTGAAAGCGACAATGATTTTCACAATGTTTTGACTTTACAATCGTCACCATCAACAGCAACAgattgtaaccatggtaactgtcgcATAGAAGGACCATTAATACATCATCAGCGTGTCGATGACACAGCGACTGCAATGAAGTCGACTGCATATTCGACTTGGTTGTCGAGATCTTTCGGTGAATATGACCACGACTCCACCAGCCGAGATGTTGAGCCGGCAGGTAGCATTTTGCCAGCGGTCGCCGTGCCGTCTACGCAGCCCATCAGACCGGTCGCCCTAAGCGTTTCACACCCAGCCCCTCATCAGCTGATAGCTTGCGGGATGACAGGTTTCTCTTCAGCCGTACCTCCCCCGGTCCATCCTCATCCCATGCTACCCATTCCTTTACCACCACTCGCTGTTTTCACCCATCCCATTCACATGCTACCATCCACCTTCCCTTGGCATATCCATAGCCATGTTTCTGGACCAATACCTGAACGAACACCCGGACGACACCCGACAAACTGTTCTCACTTAATGCATTCAACAACGAACACGACTACTGCGTTGAATTCGACAGCAAGACTCGCCGCGAGCTACCCGCTCCTGAAGCGCGGCCGACGGCCTCGTCGCCCGCTGCTAACCGACATCATCCCAGCCACACCCCAAGAAACGAATCACGGAACGTCGCCGCCTTTTACGAAACGAACTGAAGCAAATGCAAGAGAGAGGGATCGCGTCACCCATCTCAACGGCGGGTTCGAGCAGCTTCGAAGAGTTTTACCGTGGGCGTATCGTGGTGGTCGTCGAGTGAGCAAAGTCGACACGCTTCGAGCGGCGATCTCGTACATCCGATTCTTGCAGAGTATGCTGGTCGGAGCGGAGCTGTCGCCCACGGAGACGTTACGGCTACGAAATGGAATAGTTCTTGGTGAGTAGGCCtatctattttttaaataggtatatcatttcttttcctaacaaggaaaaaaaaaacaccatcaGGAACAATTgcagcaacaacaaaataatgaacgaATGCTCATCATAAATCAATGAAACGcaagatatgaatataaatgaaaCAACATTTACAAGGACAACAATCATCATGACAACAGCAAGTAAAACACGAATTCCTCAGTTTTgacaatttcatttctttttgtttacaccACCAAGTAACTACATTTTTCCCGACGGAtcaaactgcaaaaaaaaaaaagctacagTGAGATTTGTTTTACTAACTACAGTCAAATCATATAACCATGGCAAGGcatttatatcataaccttgatATGAAACCATGTTgaattacttttgttttgactTCCTAATGTAGCTTTGATTGATAACTTATTCCTACTTTATAATGTTGTATCCCAATAATAtatagaaatagtctgcttcggcatataTATctattaatcattaaaaaatgaattatgatgaGAGCAGAATGAGAAATCTACAGTGAAATCATAAGGATAAATCATGACGATCGTAGGAACATGAAGCAACAAAATGTAAATCGAATGATGAAAAGGTAAATAGAATAGAACAAAATGAATAGGCAACGCATTCCAAGACGTAAGAATAATTATCAGTAGAACATTGTTAAACTGCATGATTTGTAACTTTGAGCCAATTTTGAATTAAGAAAAGTAAACAACGATCA
Encoded here:
- the LOC135157808 gene encoding uncharacterized protein LOC135157808 — encoded protein: MENLVSNCRDSNIKSECSYSLSYVYNMDTGLVEALPATAIESSMVDEFGSSSVAASRERPGGESVLPVRNGHGELTKGIKGGGDGLESGQLDNSQELHHQGRGNSQSEISQNGDCLFVNSAQTTHPINFCVSIADNDHELRAVGDGGRCDLNGNELLEKIVKTTIGDISYSHMWKHQEYQSLSVEYDRIEKVNELVDESQLSERPTYGDILAATDILHYEQREHEVNMISIVDAHKSISSSMAPATRFMNSSTSDASMTNYTFSSTNLVVLDIPRRAEQCPENGEVIYVQDDEASDESQANICRQSLKIDEKFVHESEKSRLLIPHHLPAEPENEIVMIDDGEDSAESRVDKPCVVIFENSLSERTAIPRLDIPHENRDLKIIREADDKKDEFPVPPSISRQLGMFGTTDHDDVSEQDHDHYENEQNDDDRPAESDNDFHNVLTLQSSPSTATDCNHGNCRIEGPLIHHQRVDDTATAMKSTAYSTWLSRSFGEYDHDSTSRDVEPAGSILPAVAVPSTQPIRPVALSVSHPAPHQLIACGMTGFSSAVPPPVHPHPMLPIPLPPLAVFTHPIHMLPSTFPWHIHSHVSGPIPERTPGRHPTNCSHLMHSTTNTTTALNSTARLAASYPLLKRGRRPRRPLLTDIIPATPQETNHGTSPPFTKRTEANARERDRVTHLNGGFEQLRRVLPWAYRGGRRVSKVDTLRAAISYIRFLQSMLVGAELSPTETLRLRNGIVLGE